GGTGCTGAACGCTCGACCGTCGTGATTATAGCGCTTGCTGTAGCTGAGAGCATTCCCAGCATCTCCAGAATAATCTCGCACTGTCAGACGAtacctgagacagagagaaacctTTATACAGTCACAAGTCATACTCCAATTTGGGCAAATAACAGACTCTGCAGTACAGGGGCCGGAGGAAGAAAGGGCAGGAGATTGGTATGGTGCTgttccatttttaaaagcatgtgTTAAATATTTTATGCCTTTTTTCTTCTCAGCATAGGgctaaccctgctgtaaaatccagctatgccagcttgaccagcttgagctgttcaTAAGGTGGTCTaggtgggtatgagctggtcaaccagcttgtgctggtagcttgtctgaacaTAGCTggagctggtgaaaccatgtcaagcggggagctggtctaaactggtgaaccagctaccagctgtttgaaaagcTTCTATTGTTTTCTTCAGTAGGGAAGAGTTTGGCCTCCAGGCCAGCAGCTGAACAGCCCCCTCTAACCTGTGTGCCTCTGATGCCACTCTGAAGGTGGAGTAAGTGGCCTGCCGTCTCTGCTGGTGCCAGTCCTCCAGCTGCACGCGTAGCTGGTGCTGCCCAGTTGCCGTCAGGCCGTGTAGTGCTGCGTTTCCCAGCCAGTGCTCGCCCTGCGGGACGCCAAAGCCATCTCGGTACTCCTGCCAGGTACGGTTAAAGTTCAGCAAGCCGTCTCGTCGCCTCTGAAACACCGTCCAACCTCCGCCGGCCGTCTGCATGTCACAGGCTgcctgtggggaggggggcgtttATTCTCACATCTCTCCACTCAAGACCACAGCACAACCAGAACTGAAGCTATAGCCATACATTGGCAAACTCTATCACTATCATTGCAAAATGCAAGGGTTTTGGTAAACAGTGTGTTCTGCACATGCatgcagcgccccctggtgggaAGGGGTGGAATGCTCAGACCTCCACTGCCGGGCGATGAGGGTCTGGTTGGATGGTGTAGATTCCGTTCTCTTTAATCCCCATTTTCTGAATCTCGGCACAGTCCCGTGGATACAGCCTTGTTGATGGGGCAACTGGCACACAAAACagtcacaaacatgcacacacagtcacacataaacatacagacAGGAGtacatacacttttacaggAGCCCAGCAGCTTTTAAACTACCTGTCCCTGTATCTCCCCTTACATTTCTCCTCCCACCTTCCCCCTGACCTGTCTATATGGATGCAGTGTCTCCATCTACTTATGAGCACATCCAGCGCTGAGCCGCATGGTGCTCACTCACCTGTGGGGGCATGGAGAGTGATGCTTCTCAGGAATATCAGGagatctttctctccctcacgtCCAACTGCAGCTGCTTCtaacacccacccacccacatgcacacacacacacacacacacacacacaaacccgcccgcacgccgcacacacacacccacacggaaaaaacagagaaaagaagaaaaaacactgatCACTCATAGCTTTCAGCTACTCAGTAGTAATTGTATTCTTTCATTAAATTGCGAAGGCTTTCCATTAATTTTGCAAATGCTTCTTCTGAAAGATATATTTTAAGCACTTGAAATGGTTGGCAGCTGGATGCCCACACTCGAAAAGATCCATTAAAGCACTCTGCATTCACATATTGTAATTAACCTGAAAACTCTATGAACTGCTATTCACTCTCTGAAATAGTTTTTTCTCCAATAGGCTAAACAATTACAGCTATGCATCACAGTGTGGAGAATGACCATGAACAAAAAATTTCTGCTCCATTATGTAGAAAGTTAATAATGGTAGTTAAGCCTTCATCTTCTTCATCAGGATTAGAATTCATATTAGTTAAAGTACTTTTAAAGTGGAAGTAAAAATGACAGACTGTCACTTTGAGCATTAAGTAGTCGGTATATGCTTTCTCTTAGTGCATGTGATTAAGTTATTTAGCAGTTGTGTAGTAATGATTGGCTGAAGTGTGTTGTGGATGTGCAGTAACTGTGTACTGCAGTAGTAATTGACTGCAGTGTGCAATTGCTGTGCACATCTGTTCAAAGTGATTGACATTCCAGTGCGCTCACCTCTGACCGACCCAGACAAGACTCCTGTGGTAGTCTGTTTGCtcctgtgggtgtttgtgtctcACTGTTTGTGATGGGATATTGTTAATACGTGTCTGCCTTTGTAAAgccatgtgtgagagagggagagggtctTTGTCCGAAACTCACCAAGTCGTTTGGCCATTGACCTCAGTGCCTGACTGTGGCAGCGCAGGTCGCACTCTGTCAGAACAGCTGCCATCAGGGCTAAAGTGGCCCCCAGGGAGCCCCCTCTCTGGCCTCGGGGGCCCCCGGGTTCCTGGAGCGTTCCCATACAGCGCTGGAGCTGAGCTAGCCGCTCGGACACATCGCCCACCTGAAAGCAGACGGATCACTCAGCACCCTGATCAAATCTTCCCCTTCACTCACTTTAACTCATACATGCATCGACCCCTGAATGCAAacattcatattaatattttactcagtatcattcacacaaaatgtcaaaaacaatGTTTACTCAATGAGTATATATActcattgtttttcattcctGTGctatgtgaaatgcaaaggcATTGCAACATATTGTAGTCTTTCTCATCCCCCCAAGTATACTGTAATGTGTCAATAGCTGTTGAGAATGATTATAATAGGGCAGTAACATCAGGTTTACTGGTATGGTATTCCTTAATTAATTttacaaacaagaaaaaaaaaattatgtctataaataatttgttgaactgttaaataattaaataatttaactgTTAACTGTTAAATCATTAACCAACTGttcaaattaataaattaattatttcaaaCAGTTTCACGCAAAAGTTATTCACttgttctgttttctgtgtacAATGCCTCAAAAAGAATCATACTAGCAGAAACTGTTGGGAATTGTATGTAAAGATTCGACAGAATAAACAATTGGCATACAGATTGTATGGAATGGGTGGACTACTGACCAAGGGGCTTTCCCAGCCATCTACTCTGTAATTCTCAGCCTGAGCACCAACACGTAAACCAAGCACCATTGTGTGGTGTGGGCACATTTTCCCCTATGAGAATCACGCTAACGGACATTgtctccatcttcctctcctGAATGCATTCAGAATGCTTAGTATATAGCATTATACAATATCTGAGCTTTATCTAAAGAGAAACAATGGGAGCTGTTTTGGAAAGCACAGGAAACGGTTTCGGTGACCCAAGGTGACCCCGGCAGGAAGGCACTCACCTCTGA
Above is a genomic segment from Conger conger chromosome 10, fConCon1.1, whole genome shotgun sequence containing:
- the si:ch211-157b11.8 gene encoding fibroleukin yields the protein MSLLWPLCVLPLLSLVTAVLLSPDVPSCARPPCKDSLVASPSTRTGGCEERWGPGGCRASISGPNAPNPPARAEDRREVRQGQSEVGDVSERLAQLQRCMGTLQEPGGPRGQRGGSLGATLALMAAVLTECDLRCHSQALRSMAKRLEAAAVGREGEKDLLIFLRSITLHAPTVAPSTRLYPRDCAEIQKMGIKENGIYTIQPDPHRPAVEAACDMQTAGGGWTVFQRRRDGLLNFNRTWQEYRDGFGVPQGEHWLGNAALHGLTATGQHQLRVQLEDWHQQRRQATYSTFRVASEAHRYRLTVRDYSGDAGNALSYSKRYNHDGRAFSTADRDHDRYASGNCAQYYGAGWWFDSCLAANLNGRYYRGRYSGLTNGIYWGTWYILTDARSGERYSFKTVEMKTRPRDF